One Streptomyces sp. L2 genomic window carries:
- the cdgB gene encoding diguanylate cyclase CdgB: METESEPYVRLASLRQLHQVMADMNTARSLADTLQTVADGAVTALGYEMAAVNLVRPDGDLVVAAFSGNSAAESLITGRAGSRDSWDRRLAMGERWGDLVFIPHTEGWVLDDDDVPQWYTDGPAPRFEDEWHPSDRLFAPMYTPGVQGGGSGELLGVISVDRPRNGRRPGAWGREALQMYAFQAAIAISNARLRSNMQRALVRLEREQQALRASEESFRQAFEYAPSGMAIAEMGGDQHGRILRTNDALCRLLGRPASAMRRYSFSDLVHPEDIGTLLRTSAEGGRAELRLGRRDGSYVWVSLRNSVVADAADGPRFLLTHVEDIEERKRRELQLAHRASHDSLTGLPNSAELRSRLSARLCHRPAHAGALESLDAAYGHPAYDTPTAHGFDFAPGAEAYDGFDHHVHTVAPEEGHDDGAKGLAVLFCDLDGFKSINDRFGHNAGDAVLIEVARRLTRGVRDGDTVARLGGDEFVILANGLGKADAQDLAVRLRNEIIQPIRAEGRAVRVGASFGIGWAHCGMTADEVLKSADERMYVEKRSRPKQHRRAG; the protein is encoded by the coding sequence ATGGAGACCGAGTCGGAGCCGTACGTCCGCCTTGCGTCCCTGCGACAGCTGCACCAGGTCATGGCCGACATGAACACGGCCCGCAGCCTCGCGGACACACTGCAGACCGTCGCCGACGGCGCGGTGACCGCCCTCGGGTACGAGATGGCGGCCGTGAACCTCGTCCGCCCCGACGGCGACCTCGTCGTCGCCGCCTTCTCCGGCAACTCGGCCGCCGAGTCCCTGATCACCGGCCGGGCCGGCTCCCGCGACTCCTGGGACCGGCGGCTCGCGATGGGCGAGCGCTGGGGCGACCTGGTGTTCATACCCCACACCGAGGGCTGGGTCCTCGACGACGACGACGTCCCGCAGTGGTACACCGACGGCCCCGCGCCCCGCTTCGAGGACGAGTGGCACCCCTCCGACCGGCTGTTCGCGCCGATGTACACCCCCGGCGTGCAGGGCGGCGGCAGCGGCGAACTCCTCGGGGTCATCTCCGTGGACCGGCCGCGCAACGGCCGCCGGCCCGGGGCCTGGGGCCGCGAGGCCCTCCAGATGTACGCCTTCCAGGCCGCCATCGCGATCAGCAACGCCCGGCTGCGCTCCAACATGCAGCGCGCCCTGGTCCGCCTGGAGCGCGAGCAGCAGGCGCTGCGGGCCAGTGAGGAATCCTTCCGCCAGGCGTTCGAGTACGCCCCCTCCGGCATGGCCATCGCCGAGATGGGAGGCGACCAGCACGGCCGCATCCTGCGCACCAACGACGCCCTGTGCCGCCTGCTGGGCCGCCCCGCCTCCGCGATGCGCCGCTACTCCTTCTCCGACCTCGTCCACCCCGAGGACATCGGTACCCTCCTGCGGACCTCCGCCGAGGGTGGCCGCGCCGAGCTGCGCCTCGGCCGCCGCGACGGCAGCTACGTCTGGGTGTCGCTGCGCAACTCCGTCGTCGCCGACGCCGCCGACGGGCCCCGCTTCCTGCTCACCCACGTCGAGGACATCGAGGAGCGCAAGCGCCGCGAGCTGCAGCTCGCCCACCGCGCCTCCCACGACTCCCTCACCGGCCTGCCGAACTCCGCCGAGCTGCGCTCCCGGCTTTCCGCCCGGCTGTGCCACCGCCCGGCGCACGCCGGCGCGCTGGAGTCCCTGGACGCGGCCTACGGCCACCCCGCCTACGACACCCCCACCGCGCACGGCTTCGACTTCGCGCCGGGTGCGGAGGCGTACGACGGCTTCGACCACCACGTCCACACCGTCGCCCCCGAGGAGGGCCACGACGACGGCGCCAAGGGGCTCGCCGTCCTCTTCTGCGACCTGGACGGCTTCAAGTCGATCAACGACCGGTTCGGGCACAACGCGGGCGACGCCGTCCTCATCGAGGTCGCCCGGCGCCTGACCCGGGGGGTCCGCGACGGCGATACGGTGGCCCGGCTCGGCGGCGACGAGTTCGTGATCCTCGCCAACGGCCTCGGCAAGGCCGACGCCCAGGACCTCGCCGTACGCCTGCGCAACGAGATCATCCAGCCGATCCGCGCCGAGGGCCGGGCCGTCCGGGTGGGCGCCAGCTTCGGCATCGGCTGGGCGCACTGCGGCATGACGGCGGACGAAGTCCTGAAATCGGCCGACGAGCGGATGTACGTCGAGAAACGATCTCGTCCCAAACAGCACCGGCGCGCGGGCTGA
- the otsB gene encoding trehalose-phosphatase produces the protein MGSHTTDSTDSANPLPAPVTRAGRDGLAALLAAPRTALIGLDFDGTLAPIVDDPEQARAHPGAVPALAALAPQVASVAVVTGRPAGVAVRHGGFAGVPGLDHLVVLGHYGAERWDAVSGTVSAPAPHPGVAAVRAELPGVLDRAGAWHGTWIEEKGRALAVHTRRADDPEAAYDALRGPLTDLASRHGLIVEPGRLVLELRPPGMDKGVALLDYVREISAGAVLYAGDDLGDLPAFAALEKLRSDGLPTLLVCSGSAEVGELAERADLVVDGPEGVVSLLRSLAERLNTSPSGV, from the coding sequence ATGGGCTCCCATACGACGGACTCGACGGACTCGGCCAACCCGCTGCCCGCCCCGGTGACCCGGGCCGGGCGGGACGGACTCGCCGCCCTGCTCGCCGCGCCGCGCACCGCGCTGATCGGCCTCGACTTCGACGGCACGCTGGCGCCGATCGTCGACGACCCCGAGCAGGCCCGCGCCCATCCCGGCGCCGTCCCCGCGCTGGCCGCGCTCGCGCCCCAGGTGGCGTCCGTGGCCGTGGTCACCGGCCGCCCCGCCGGGGTCGCCGTACGGCACGGCGGTTTCGCCGGTGTGCCCGGCCTCGACCACCTCGTCGTCCTCGGCCACTACGGCGCCGAACGCTGGGACGCCGTCTCCGGCACCGTCAGCGCGCCCGCCCCGCACCCCGGTGTCGCCGCCGTCCGCGCGGAGTTGCCGGGCGTCCTGGACCGGGCCGGCGCCTGGCACGGCACGTGGATCGAGGAGAAGGGCCGCGCCCTCGCCGTCCACACCCGCCGGGCCGACGACCCCGAGGCCGCCTACGACGCCCTGCGCGGCCCGCTCACCGACCTCGCCAGCCGGCACGGCCTGATCGTCGAACCCGGCCGCCTCGTCCTCGAACTCCGCCCGCCCGGGATGGACAAGGGCGTCGCCCTCCTGGACTACGTCCGCGAGATCTCCGCCGGCGCCGTCCTCTACGCCGGCGACGACCTCGGCGACCTCCCCGCCTTCGCCGCCCTCGAAAAACTCCGCTCCGACGGCCTCCCCACCCTTCTGGTCTGCAGCGGCAGCGCAGAGGTCGGAGAACTCGCAGAACGAGCAGACCTGGTCGTCGACGGCCCCGAGGGAGTCGTATCCCTGCTCCGGTCACTGGCGGAGAGGCTCAATACCAGCCCGTCCGGCGTTTGA
- a CDS encoding trehalose-6-phosphate synthase — protein sequence MASTAAPKAQVLVASNRGPVSYTVGEDGSLSAKRGGGGLVSGLSAIGSDADSLWVCAALSDGDREAVRRGEGEPGVRMLDIPADVHADAYNGIANSVLWFVHHMLYQTPLEPVFDAEFRRQWESYRAYNRAFAEALAEEAAEGAAVMIQDYHLALAPRMLRQLRPDLRIGHFSHTPWAPPDYFRLLPDDIAAELLTGILGADRAAFLTRRWADAFTACCHAVLGPGIPSGTRIGVHGLGADAEFLRERAHRADVDERMAGLREEIGEGRRTIVRVDRTELSKNIVRGLLAYRHLLREHPDWRERVVHVAFAYPSRQDLAVYRDYTAEVQRVAEAVNAEFGTAGWSPVLLHVKDDFARSLAAYRLADVALVNPIRDGMNLVAKEVPVVSESGCALVLSREAGAFEELGEDAVCVNPYDVVGTAEALHSALSMGEGERSERCKRLAAAATALPPARWFLDQLGALDD from the coding sequence ATGGCTTCCACCGCTGCTCCCAAGGCTCAGGTGCTGGTCGCGTCCAACCGCGGCCCGGTGTCGTACACGGTCGGCGAGGACGGTTCGCTGAGCGCCAAGCGGGGCGGGGGCGGGCTGGTCTCGGGGCTGTCGGCGATCGGCTCCGACGCGGACTCGCTGTGGGTGTGCGCCGCGCTCTCCGACGGCGACCGCGAGGCGGTGCGGCGCGGTGAGGGCGAGCCGGGCGTGCGGATGCTGGACATCCCGGCCGACGTGCACGCCGACGCGTACAACGGCATCGCCAACTCGGTGCTCTGGTTCGTCCACCACATGCTGTACCAGACCCCGCTGGAGCCCGTGTTCGACGCGGAGTTCCGGCGGCAGTGGGAGTCGTACCGGGCCTACAACCGGGCGTTCGCGGAGGCGCTGGCCGAGGAGGCCGCCGAGGGCGCGGCGGTGATGATCCAGGACTACCACCTGGCCCTCGCCCCCCGGATGCTGCGGCAGTTGCGGCCCGACCTGCGGATCGGCCACTTCTCGCACACCCCGTGGGCGCCGCCGGACTACTTCCGGCTGCTCCCCGACGACATCGCGGCGGAGCTGCTGACCGGGATCCTGGGCGCCGACCGGGCCGCGTTCCTGACCCGGCGGTGGGCGGACGCGTTCACCGCCTGCTGCCACGCCGTACTGGGTCCGGGCATCCCGTCCGGGACCCGGATCGGCGTGCACGGCCTGGGGGCCGACGCCGAGTTCCTGCGGGAGCGGGCGCACCGGGCGGACGTGGACGAGCGGATGGCGGGACTCCGGGAGGAGATCGGCGAGGGGCGGCGCACGATCGTCCGGGTGGACCGGACCGAGCTGTCCAAGAACATCGTGCGGGGGCTGCTGGCGTACCGGCACCTGCTGCGGGAGCACCCCGACTGGCGCGAGCGGGTCGTGCACGTCGCGTTCGCCTACCCCTCGCGGCAGGACCTCGCGGTGTACCGGGACTACACCGCCGAGGTGCAGCGGGTGGCGGAGGCGGTCAACGCCGAGTTCGGTACGGCGGGCTGGAGTCCGGTGCTGCTGCACGTCAAGGACGACTTCGCACGGTCGCTGGCGGCGTACCGGCTGGCCGACGTGGCGCTGGTCAACCCCATCCGGGACGGGATGAACCTGGTCGCGAAGGAGGTGCCGGTCGTGTCGGAGTCGGGGTGTGCGCTGGTGCTGTCGCGGGAGGCGGGGGCGTTCGAGGAGCTGGGCGAGGACGCGGTGTGCGTGAATCCGTACGACGTGGTGGGGACGGCGGAGGCGTTGCACTCGGCGCTGAGCATGGGGGAGGGGGAGCGGTCCGAGCGGTGCAAGCGGCTGGCCGCCGCGGCTACGGCGTTGCCGCCGGCGCGCTGGTTCCTGGACCAGCTCGGGGCACTGGACGATTGA
- a CDS encoding 1-phosphofructokinase family hexose kinase, producing the protein MILTVTLNTALDLTYRVRSLRPRASHRVTDVIERPGGKGVNVARVLAALGHEVTVTGFTGGATGETVRALLSEVPGVTDALVPVAGATRRTIAVVDELAGDTTQLNEPGPQVAPAEWAAFLRAYDGLLSGACAVALCGSLPPGVPVGAYAGLIRAARAARVPVLLDTSGEPLRRGVAARPDIIKPNAEELAELTGSHEPSRATRDARRRGAHAVVASLGPQGLLALTPDGEWRAAPVAPVHGNPTGAGDSAVAGLLSGLVEHLPWPSRLARAIALSTATVRAPAAGEFDRAAYEDLVERVEVTGGVGVSGAR; encoded by the coding sequence GTGATCCTCACGGTCACACTGAACACCGCTCTCGACCTCACCTACCGCGTACGGTCGCTGCGCCCGCGCGCCTCGCACCGGGTCACGGACGTCATCGAACGGCCCGGCGGCAAGGGCGTGAACGTGGCGCGCGTGCTGGCGGCCCTCGGCCACGAGGTGACGGTCACCGGGTTCACGGGCGGCGCCACCGGCGAGACGGTCCGGGCCCTGCTCTCCGAGGTGCCCGGCGTGACGGACGCGCTGGTGCCGGTGGCCGGCGCGACCCGGCGCACCATCGCCGTGGTGGACGAACTGGCCGGTGATACGACCCAGTTGAACGAGCCCGGCCCCCAGGTCGCGCCCGCCGAGTGGGCCGCGTTCCTGCGGGCGTACGACGGCCTGCTGTCCGGCGCCTGTGCCGTGGCCCTGTGCGGGAGCCTGCCGCCGGGCGTGCCGGTGGGCGCGTACGCGGGCCTGATCCGCGCGGCCCGCGCGGCCCGCGTCCCCGTGCTGCTGGACACGAGCGGCGAACCGCTGCGGCGCGGGGTGGCCGCGCGGCCGGACATCATCAAGCCCAACGCGGAGGAACTGGCCGAACTGACCGGCTCCCACGAGCCGTCACGTGCCACCCGGGACGCCCGGCGCCGGGGCGCCCACGCGGTGGTGGCCTCGCTCGGCCCGCAGGGTCTGCTGGCTCTGACCCCGGACGGCGAGTGGCGGGCGGCCCCCGTCGCCCCCGTCCACGGCAACCCGACCGGAGCGGGCGACTCCGCGGTCGCCGGCCTCCTCTCGGGCCTCGTGGAACACCTCCCCTGGCCGTCCCGCCTCGCCCGCGCGATCGCCCTGTCGACGGCGACGGTACGGGCGCCCGCAGCGGGCGAGTTCGACCGAGCGGCGTACGAGGACCTGGTGGAGCGGGTCGAGGTGACGGGCGGGGTCGGCGTCAGCGGGGCGCGCTGA
- a CDS encoding DUF3263 domain-containing protein, with translation MELGEREQEILALERRGFSGPGAKERAVREELGMAPVRYYQLLNALLDDERALAHDPVTVNRLRRVRDARRSER, from the coding sequence ATGGAATTGGGTGAACGGGAGCAGGAGATTCTCGCTCTGGAGCGGCGGGGGTTTTCGGGGCCCGGGGCCAAGGAGCGGGCTGTACGGGAGGAGCTGGGGATGGCGCCCGTGCGGTACTACCAGCTGCTGAACGCCCTGCTGGACGACGAACGGGCGCTGGCGCACGACCCCGTGACCGTGAACCGGCTGCGCCGGGTGCGGGACGCACGCCGCTCCGAGCGCTGA
- a CDS encoding glucosyl-3-phosphoglycerate synthase produces MLEEVERWLTTRSWSVADRPPHKILAAKRCSGQSISVVLPALNEEATVGAIVEVIRRDLVERTPLVDEIVVIDSGSTDRTSEVAAAAGARVVHRDAILPRIPSVPGKGEVLWRSLLVTRGDIVCFIDADLREFSADFVSGIVGPLLTDPDVQLVKAMYDRPLAGATGQGGRVTELMARPLLNMHWPQLAGFVQPLGGEYAARRGLLEQLPFPVGYGVELGMLVDALHLVGLDALAQVDVGVRKHRHQDGQALGRMAAAIYRTAQLRLARGHLLRPALTQFERGTDGFEPRTYSVDTEERPPMAEIAEYAARRVA; encoded by the coding sequence GTGCTGGAAGAAGTCGAGCGCTGGCTGACCACCCGGTCCTGGTCCGTGGCCGACCGTCCGCCGCACAAGATACTGGCCGCCAAGCGGTGCTCGGGCCAGTCGATCAGCGTGGTGCTGCCCGCGCTGAACGAGGAGGCGACGGTCGGGGCGATCGTCGAGGTCATCCGCCGTGACCTGGTGGAGCGGACGCCGCTGGTGGACGAGATCGTCGTGATCGACTCCGGCTCGACCGACCGCACCTCCGAGGTGGCCGCGGCGGCAGGCGCCCGCGTCGTCCACCGGGACGCGATCCTCCCCCGCATCCCCTCCGTCCCCGGCAAGGGCGAGGTGCTGTGGCGCTCACTTCTGGTCACCCGGGGTGACATCGTCTGTTTCATCGACGCCGACCTGCGGGAGTTCTCCGCCGACTTCGTCTCGGGCATCGTCGGCCCGCTGCTGACCGATCCGGACGTGCAACTGGTCAAGGCCATGTACGACCGCCCGCTCGCCGGTGCCACCGGGCAGGGCGGCCGGGTCACCGAGCTGATGGCCCGCCCCCTGCTGAACATGCACTGGCCGCAGCTGGCGGGGTTCGTGCAGCCGCTCGGCGGGGAGTACGCGGCGCGGCGCGGCCTGCTGGAGCAGCTGCCGTTCCCGGTGGGCTACGGCGTCGAGCTGGGCATGCTCGTGGACGCGCTGCACCTGGTGGGCCTGGACGCGCTGGCCCAGGTGGACGTCGGCGTGCGCAAGCACCGGCACCAGGACGGGCAGGCGCTCGGCCGGATGGCCGCGGCGATCTACCGCACCGCGCAGCTGCGGCTGGCCCGCGGGCATCTGCTCCGGCCGGCGCTGACCCAGTTCGAGCGCGGGACGGACGGCTTCGAGCCGCGCACATACTCGGTGGACACGGAGGAGCGGCCGCCGATGGCGGAGATCGCGGAGTACGCGGCACGGCGGGTGGCGTAG
- a CDS encoding extracellular solute-binding protein: protein MIAVVSALGMTAVLGGCGSGAGSSDVTLKLVAADYGDSPANSSQKYWDALAAAYEAKHPGVKVDVSVYSWNDVDRKVKEMVDAGHAPDMAQIGAYADYAAQGKLYQASDLLSIATQADFLSTLSDAGQWNHLQYGIPFAASTRVLFYNKTLFSQAGITPPSDWSELAADAKALKAKGVKYPYALPLGPEEAQAETMQWLLGGGDGYTDDVGTYTIGSEQNIETFTWLKDELVGKGLTGPVAPGKLNRAAAFAAFADGQVGMLNGHPTLIQQAAKKGVKFGTVPMPGREGKAKASMGVADWMMAFKQNGHAEQVGKFLDFVYSEKNVLSFSREYGLLPVTMSASTAMSESDASPDKQLHPFLDQLPYSELYPVGKTSWAAVSADVKKEIGKAVSPTGSPAGVLTRLQAEATAADSEASN from the coding sequence ATGATCGCGGTGGTGTCCGCACTGGGCATGACAGCGGTCCTCGGGGGCTGCGGAAGCGGCGCGGGTTCGTCCGACGTGACCCTCAAGCTGGTCGCCGCCGACTACGGCGACTCCCCGGCGAACAGCTCGCAGAAGTACTGGGACGCGCTGGCGGCGGCGTACGAGGCGAAGCACCCCGGCGTGAAGGTCGACGTCAGCGTCTACTCGTGGAACGACGTCGACCGCAAGGTCAAGGAGATGGTCGACGCCGGGCACGCCCCCGACATGGCCCAGATCGGCGCCTACGCCGACTACGCGGCCCAGGGCAAGCTGTACCAGGCCTCCGACCTGCTCTCCATCGCCACGCAGGCCGACTTCCTGTCCACGCTGTCCGACGCGGGGCAGTGGAACCACCTGCAGTACGGCATCCCGTTCGCCGCCTCCACCCGGGTCCTCTTCTACAACAAGACCCTCTTCTCCCAGGCCGGCATCACGCCGCCCAGCGACTGGAGCGAGCTGGCGGCCGACGCGAAGGCGCTCAAGGCGAAGGGGGTGAAGTACCCGTACGCGCTGCCGCTCGGCCCGGAGGAGGCGCAGGCCGAGACCATGCAGTGGCTGCTGGGCGGCGGCGACGGCTACACCGACGACGTCGGCACCTACACCATCGGCTCCGAGCAGAACATAGAGACCTTCACCTGGCTGAAGGACGAGCTGGTCGGCAAGGGGCTGACCGGGCCGGTCGCCCCCGGCAAGCTGAACCGCGCGGCGGCGTTCGCCGCGTTCGCCGACGGGCAGGTGGGCATGCTGAACGGGCACCCCACGCTGATCCAGCAGGCCGCCAAGAAGGGCGTGAAGTTCGGGACGGTGCCGATGCCGGGGCGCGAGGGCAAGGCCAAGGCGTCCATGGGGGTCGCCGACTGGATGATGGCGTTCAAGCAGAACGGGCACGCCGAGCAGGTCGGCAAGTTCCTGGACTTCGTCTACAGCGAGAAGAACGTCCTGTCGTTCTCCCGCGAGTACGGGCTGCTGCCGGTGACCATGTCGGCGTCCACCGCGATGAGTGAGTCGGATGCGTCGCCGGACAAGCAGTTGCATCCGTTCCTGGATCAGTTGCCGTACTCCGAGCTGTATCCCGTGGGGAAGACGTCTTGGGCGGCGGTCAGTGCGGATGTGAAGAAGGAGATCGGTAAGGCCGTCAGCCCGACCGGCAGCCCGGCGGGCGTGCTGACCCGGCTCCAGGCGGAGGCGACCGCTGCGGACAGCGAGGCCTCGAACTAG
- a CDS encoding ROK family protein, with amino-acid sequence MRHVIALDVGGTGMKAALVGDDGALLHRARRATGRERGPDAVVEAILGFAADLRAHGVERYGAPAAAAGIAVPGIVDDTHGTAVYAANLGWRDVPLRDLLADRLGMPVALGHDVRAGGLAEGRLGAGRGADRYLFVPLGTGIAGAIGIDGRVEAGAHGFAGEIGHIVVRPDGDPCPCGQRGCLERYASASAVSEAWAAACGDPEADAADCAKAVTSGDPNAVRVWQRAVDALADGLVTALTLLDPRTLIIGGGLAEAGDTLFDPLRTAVRRRVTFQKLPTIVPAALGDTAGCLGAGLLAQDLLAASSTTPEVTP; translated from the coding sequence GTGAGACATGTCATCGCCCTGGACGTGGGCGGTACCGGAATGAAGGCCGCCCTCGTCGGCGACGACGGCGCACTGCTGCACCGCGCCCGCCGCGCCACCGGCCGCGAGCGCGGCCCGGACGCCGTCGTCGAGGCGATCCTCGGCTTCGCCGCCGACCTGCGCGCCCACGGCGTCGAGCGCTACGGCGCCCCCGCCGCGGCCGCCGGCATCGCGGTCCCCGGCATCGTCGACGACACCCACGGCACCGCCGTCTACGCCGCCAACCTCGGCTGGCGGGACGTACCCCTGCGCGATCTGCTCGCCGACCGGCTCGGCATGCCCGTGGCGCTCGGCCACGACGTGCGGGCCGGCGGTCTCGCCGAGGGCCGCCTCGGCGCGGGCCGGGGCGCCGACCGCTACCTCTTCGTCCCGCTGGGTACCGGCATCGCCGGCGCCATCGGCATCGACGGCCGGGTCGAGGCGGGCGCGCACGGCTTCGCGGGCGAGATCGGCCACATCGTCGTACGGCCCGACGGCGATCCCTGCCCGTGCGGGCAGCGCGGCTGCCTGGAGCGGTACGCCTCCGCCTCCGCCGTCAGCGAGGCCTGGGCCGCCGCCTGCGGTGACCCGGAGGCGGACGCGGCGGACTGCGCGAAGGCGGTCACGTCCGGGGACCCGAACGCCGTCCGGGTCTGGCAGCGGGCGGTCGACGCCCTCGCCGACGGCCTGGTCACCGCGCTCACCCTGCTCGACCCCCGCACCCTGATCATCGGCGGCGGCCTGGCCGAGGCCGGCGACACCCTCTTCGACCCCCTCCGCACCGCCGTCCGCCGCCGCGTCACCTTCCAGAAACTCCCCACCATCGTCCCCGCCGCCCTGGGCGACACAGCCGGCTGCCTGGGCGCGGGACTCCTCGCCCAGGACCTGCTGGCAGCTTCTTCTACGACTCCGGAGGTAACCCCCTGA
- the nagA gene encoding N-acetylglucosamine-6-phosphate deacetylase, protein MVLPTGPVKNGTLAVDGKRITATAPANAPHIDVSNHWLVPGFVDIHNHGGGGSSFSGTPDDVLRAIRTHREHGTTTLVASTVTDEMDLLVRQAGLLSELAEQGELAGIHFEGPFISPCRKGAHSEGLLRDPDPADVRKLVDAARGKAVMVTLATELPGGLDSVRLLAEQGVIAAIGHTDATYEQTVAAIDAGATVATHLFNAMPTLGHRSPGPVAALLEDERVTVELINDGTHLHPAALELAFHHAGPDRVAFITDAMDAAGAGDGRYLLGPLEVEVSDGVARLVEGGSIAGSTLTLDRAFKRAVTVDGLAVGDAVAALCANPARLLGLSDRIGSLEPGKDADLVLLDENFDLKGVMRRGEWVVAPRLP, encoded by the coding sequence GTGGTCCTCCCCACCGGCCCGGTGAAGAACGGCACCCTCGCCGTGGACGGCAAGCGCATCACCGCAACCGCACCGGCAAACGCCCCGCACATCGACGTGTCGAACCACTGGCTCGTACCCGGCTTCGTCGACATCCACAACCACGGCGGTGGCGGCTCCAGCTTCAGCGGCACCCCCGACGACGTCCTCCGAGCCATCCGCACCCACCGCGAGCACGGCACCACCACCCTCGTCGCCTCCACCGTCACCGACGAGATGGACCTGCTGGTCCGCCAGGCCGGCCTGCTCAGCGAACTCGCCGAGCAGGGGGAGCTGGCCGGGATCCACTTCGAGGGGCCGTTCATCTCGCCCTGCCGCAAGGGCGCGCACTCCGAGGGGCTGCTGCGCGACCCGGACCCGGCGGACGTCCGCAAGCTGGTCGACGCGGCGCGCGGCAAGGCGGTCATGGTCACGCTCGCCACCGAACTGCCGGGCGGCCTGGACTCCGTACGGCTGCTCGCCGAGCAGGGCGTGATCGCGGCGATCGGGCACACGGACGCGACGTACGAGCAGACGGTGGCGGCCATCGACGCGGGGGCGACGGTCGCCACGCACCTGTTCAACGCGATGCCCACGCTGGGCCACCGCTCCCCCGGCCCCGTCGCCGCCCTGCTGGAGGACGAGCGGGTCACGGTCGAGCTGATCAACGACGGCACCCACCTGCACCCGGCCGCGCTGGAGCTGGCGTTCCATCACGCGGGCCCGGACCGGGTCGCGTTCATCACGGACGCGATGGACGCGGCCGGCGCCGGTGACGGCCGCTATCTGCTCGGCCCGCTGGAGGTCGAGGTCAGCGACGGCGTGGCCCGGCTGGTGGAGGGCGGCTCGATCGCGGGCTCCACGCTCACCCTGGACCGGGCGTTCAAGCGGGCGGTGACCGTCGACGGGCTGGCCGTGGGGGACGCCGTGGCGGCGCTGTGCGCCAACCCGGCCCGGCTGCTGGGCCTGTCCGACCGGATCGGCTCGCTGGAGCCGGGCAAGGACGCCGACCTGGTGCTGCTGGACGAGAACTTCGACCTCAAGGGCGTCATGCGGCGCGGGGAATGGGTGGTCGCACCCCGACTGCCCTGA
- a CDS encoding carbohydrate-binding protein: MTPGDNGPSTPEDDDPFGYLYADGQARGAQPPSGGYGYPNAVSRVRTVGERQYGQQQPAYGQQQGIPQQQGAHGPQGGPGGYNQPNAYYQAPETLPGGAPTARTPMQPGGGTGRRGPNTKGLLIGAVAVVAAVVIGISIAMLNGNSDNDKASGQVAPNPTQSQSSEPSPSGSSQAAGALPKVDGSNKVLQLAGGASVASDVTGARSADGSYVGNLNQVGSSVTWTVDNIPDDGPYTLFVNYSVPGQDQSMTVTVNGKPFGSKLSLQNYAHAKDGDFTKGWTNSYVWPTLQKGHNTISVSCQAGDKCNVLIDQMWLKKGQVKD; this comes from the coding sequence ATGACGCCCGGCGACAACGGCCCGAGCACGCCCGAGGACGACGACCCGTTCGGCTATCTGTACGCCGACGGCCAGGCCAGGGGAGCACAGCCGCCGTCCGGCGGTTACGGCTACCCGAACGCGGTCAGCAGGGTGCGCACCGTCGGCGAACGCCAGTACGGCCAGCAGCAGCCCGCGTACGGCCAGCAGCAGGGCATTCCGCAGCAGCAGGGCGCGCACGGCCCGCAGGGCGGCCCCGGCGGCTACAACCAGCCGAACGCCTACTACCAGGCCCCGGAGACCCTCCCGGGCGGCGCCCCGACCGCCCGCACCCCCATGCAGCCCGGCGGCGGCACCGGCCGGCGCGGCCCGAACACCAAGGGCCTGCTGATCGGCGCGGTCGCGGTGGTCGCCGCCGTCGTCATCGGCATCAGCATCGCGATGCTCAACGGCAACTCGGACAACGACAAGGCCAGCGGCCAGGTCGCCCCCAACCCGACCCAGTCCCAGAGCAGCGAACCGAGCCCGTCGGGCAGCAGCCAGGCGGCCGGGGCGCTGCCGAAGGTCGACGGCTCCAACAAGGTGCTCCAGCTGGCCGGCGGCGCCTCGGTCGCCTCGGACGTCACCGGGGCGCGCTCCGCCGACGGCAGCTACGTGGGCAACCTCAACCAGGTCGGCTCGTCGGTCACCTGGACGGTCGACAACATCCCCGACGACGGCCCGTACACCCTCTTCGTGAACTACAGCGTGCCCGGCCAGGACCAGTCGATGACGGTCACCGTCAACGGCAAGCCCTTCGGCAGCAAGCTGAGCCTGCAGAACTACGCGCACGCCAAGGACGGCGACTTCACCAAGGGCTGGACCAACTCCTATGTGTGGCCCACCCTCCAGAAGGGCCACAACACGATCTCCGTGTCCTGCCAGGCCGGCGACAAGTGCAATGTGCTGATCGACCAGATGTGGCTTAAGAAGGGCCAGGTCAAGGACTGA